The Curtobacterium herbarum genome contains the following window.
GGACGACGTCCTGACCCTGACCTTCCCGAGCCAGCAGGACGTGGCCTCGTTCAAGGAGATGAGCGGGCCGGACACCAGCGTCAGCGAGCACCTGCGCAGCGCGATCACGGACCTGCTCGGTTTCCGGGTGAAGTTCGTCGCGCGTGGACCGGGCGCTGCCGGTGCCCGGCCGGCGCAGGCCCCGGCGAAGCAGGCACCCGCACAGCCGGCCCCCGCGCAGTCGGAACCGGCACAGCCGGCACGGGCCGAGGAGGCGCCGGCACAGCCGGCACCCGCGCAGTCGGCACCCGGCCACCCGACCGAGCGCGACGCGAAGCCACAGCAGGCCGATCGGCCCGCGCAGGAGTCGCCGCAGGCCGGACAGCCACGGCAGGCGCAGGCGCCGCAGCGGACGTCCGACCAGACGACCGGCACGACGTCGGACGACACGGCCCGGCCGCAGTCCGACCGCGCCCCGGCAGCACCGACGGTAGCTGACCGTCCGACAGCGGACCGTCCGGCATCGAAGCAGGGCGCACACGAGCAGGGCGCACACGAGCAGCGCGCGGCGGAGCAGTCCGCCGAGCGATCCACTGCCGAACGGCCTGCCGCCGAGCAGCCCGCAGCCCAGGACGCCGGCCCGGTCACCGAGTGGGCCGTCGCGACGATCCCCGCCTCGGACCCGACCACCGGCGCCGTGCCGGAGGACGTCGTCCCCGCCTGGGGTGCCCCGTTCGGCACGGTGCCCTCGGACGCGACCGTCGCTCCTGCCGAACCCACGGCACCGGCCGCACCTGCCGCGGCCAGCACGCCGCCGCAGCCGGCGAGCGGGACGACCCCCGGTGGCCAGGACCGCGCCCGAGGTGGGGCGTCGGCGACCGCAGCGGCCCCGGGTGGGTCCGCCGCGCCTCCCGTGCCGGCCGCCGGCATCCCGGTGGACGACTACCCGCTGGACGACGAGCCGTTCGACGACGGCGCCCCGTTCCCGGACCCCGGCCACGGTCGGACCGCCCCGGCGGGCCGCGCCCCGTCGCAGCCGGCCGCGCAGCAGACGGCAACCCAGCAGCCGGCCGCCGCGCAGCAGAGCGCCCAGCAGCCGTCGAGCGCCCCCGCACAGCAGGCCCAGCAGGCACCGGCCCGGTCCGGTGTGCGCCGCGCACCGGTGCCCGGGCGGTACGGCGAGGCGGTCGTGCGTGAGATCCTCGGCGCCCAGTTCATCGAGGAGACGTCGCTGAACGAGGGGACGATCTGATGTACGACGGCATCGTGCAGGACCTCATCGACGAGTTCGGGCGGCTGCCCGGCATCGGCCCGAAGTCGGCGCAGCGCATCGCGTTCCACATCCTGCAGACCGAGTCGTTCGACCCGACCCGCCTGTCGGAGCTCCTGGCGGACGTCAAGGAGCGGGTCCGCTTCTGCGAGGTCTGCGGCAACGTCACTGAGAACGTGCAGTGCAGCATCTGCCGCGACCCCCGACGCTCGCCGGCCACGATCTGCGTGGTCGAGGAGGCCAAGGACGTCGCCGCAATCGAGCGCACCCGCGAGTTCCGTGGGCTGTACCACGTGCTCGGCGGCGCGATCAGCCCGATCGACGGCATCGGACCGGACGACCTGCGGATCCAGCAGCTCATGGTCCGCCTCGCCGACGGCACGGTGGACGAGGTCATCATCGCCACGGACCCGAACCTCGAGGGCGAGGCGACCGCGACCTACCTCAGCCGGTTGCTCGTCCCGATGGGCATCCGGACGACCCGCCTGGCCTCGGGGCTGCCCGTCGGCGGCGACCTGGAGTACGCGGACGAGGTCACCCTCGGCCGTGCCTTCGAGGGCCGTCGGGTCGTCGGCGGCTGACCGGCCCGGTTCCGCGGGGCCCTCGAGCCACGCGGGATCGTTGCGTGCCGACCCGCTCGGACGCAACATCCGTGGAACACCGTCTACGATTGTCGAGCCGCGTGACGTCGCGGAGAACCGTCCCCAGGAGTGCGTGCCCGTGGCCTTGATCGTGCAGAAGTTCGGTGGTTCGTCCGTCGCGGATGCCGAGAGCATCAAGCGCGTCGCGAAGCGCATCGTGCAGACGAAGAAGGCCGGCAACGACGTCGTCGTGGCGGTGTCCGCGATGGGGGACACCACCGACGAACTCGTCGACCTGGCGCACGAGGTCACGCCGATCCCGGCCGGCCGCGAGCTCGACATGCTCCTCACCGCGGGCGAGCGGATCTCGATGGCGCTCCTCGCGATGGCGATCAAGAGCCTCGGCGTCGAAGCCTCGTCCTACACGGGCAGCCAGGCGGGCATGCTCACCGACGCCCAGCACGGCAAGGCCCGCATCGTCGACGTCACCCCGAAGCGCGTGCGGGAGGCGCTCGACGCCGGGCACGTCGCCATCGTCGCCGGCTTCCAGGGCTTCAACCGCACCACGGGGGAGATCACCACCCTCGGCCGCGGTGGCTCCGACACGACCGCCGTCGCCCTGGCCGCCGCGCTCGACGCCGACGTCTGCGAGATCTACACCGACGTCGACGGTATCTTCACCGCCGACCCCCGCATCGTGCCGAAGGCCCGCAAGATCGACCGGGTCACGACCGAGGAGATGCTCGAGCTCGCAGCCTCCGGTGCGAAGGTCCTCTACATCCGTGCCGTCGAGTACGCCCGCCGGCACGGTGTCACCCTGCACGTCCGTTCCTCGTTCAGCAACGTCGAGGGCACCATCGTCTACAACCCTGCCGAGGGGGAAACCGTGGAAGAACCGATCATCACCGGCATCGCCGGCGACCTCTCCGAGGGCAAGATCACCGTCGTCGGTGTGCCCGACCAGCCCGGGAAGGCGGCCGAGATCTTCACGATCGTGGCCCGCGCCGGCGCGAACATCGACATGATCGTGCAGAACGTCTCGGCGGCCTCGACCGGCCGGACCGACATCTCCTTCACGCTGCCGAAGGACCAGGGCCAGAGCGTGCTGACGGCGCTCGAGGTCTCGAAGTCGGACATCGGCTACGAGGGCATCCAGTACGACGACCAGATCGGCAAGCTCGCCCTGGTCGGCGCCGGCATGCGCACGAACGCCGGCGTCTCCGCGCAACTGTTCCGCGCGCTCCACGACGCCTCGATCAACATCGAGATGATCTCGACGTCGGAGATCCGCATCTCGGTCGTCACCCGCGCCGACACCCTGAACGAGGCCATGCGCGTCGTGCACGAGGCGTTCGGCCTCGACGCCGACAACGAGGCCGTCGTCTACGCCGGCACCGGCCGCTGAACCCGAGCAGGAGCACCATGCAGCACGACATCAGCCAGCTCACCGTCGCGGTCGTCGGCGCCACCGGTCAGGTCGGTGCCGTGATGCGCCGCCTGCTCGAGGAGCGCGACTTCCCGGCCGACACCGTCCGCTTCTTCGCGAGTGCCCGGTCCGCGGGGACGACGCTGCCGTTCCGTGGCCAGCAGATCGTGGTCGAGGACTCCGAGACCGCCGACCCGTCCGGCATCGACATCGCGCTCTTCTCGGCCGGTGCGACGGCGTCCCGCACGTTGGCACCCCGTTTCGCCGCGGCCGGTGCTCTGGTCATCGACAACTCGAGCGCCTGGCGACTCGACCCCCAGGTCCCGCTCGTGGTCAGCGAGGTGAACCCGGACGCGATCGACGCCGCCGAGAAGGGCATCATCGCGAACCCGAACTGCACGACGATGGCGATCATGCCGGTCCTCAAGGCGCTCGACACCGAGTCCGGCCTGCGTCGCCTGGTCGCGACGACCTACCAGGCGGTCTCCGGCAGCGGCCTGGCGGGGGTCGAGGAACTCCTCGGGCAGGCGCGCGCCGCACTCGAGCAGGACACCGCAGCGCTCACCCACGACGGCTCGGCCGTGACGTTCCCGGAGCCGGTCAAGTACGTCCGCCCGATCGCGTTCGACGTCGTCCCGCTCGCCGGCAGCATCGTCGAGGACGGCTCGGGCGAGACCGACGAGGAGCAGAAGCTCCGCAACGAGAGCCGGAAGATCCTCGACCTGCCGGACCTGCTCGTCGCCGGTACCTGTGTCCGCGTGCCCGTCTTCACCGGTCACTCGATCTCGGTGCACGCCGAGTTCGCGCGTCCGCTCTCGCCGGAGCGCGCGACCGAGGTGCTCGCGTCCGCCCCGGGCGTCGAACTCTCCGACGTGCCGACCCCGCTGCAGGCGGCCGGGCAGGACCCGACCTTCGTCGGTCGCATCCGCGCCGACCAGTCGGCACCCGCCGGACACGGTCTCGCGCTCTTCGTCAGCAACGACAACCTGCGGAAGGGCGCGGCGCTGAACGCCGTGCAGATCGCCGAGGTCGTCATCGCGCGTCGCGCGGTCCGCGTCTGACCGACGGCTGGCCGCCCGGACGGGAGGCGCGTCACCAGCTGGTGACGCGCCTCCCGTCCGTCTGTCGGCACGCCGGGCCGGTGGTCAGCGGTCGGAGGTAGGCTCGACGGGTGGCAGTGAAGCAGGTGGACCCCATCGATGTCGTCCTCGTCGGAGGAGGGATCATGAGCGCCACGCTCGCCGCGATCATCCACCGGCTCGAGCCGGACTGGAAGATCCGCGTGTACGAGCGGCTCGGCTCGGCTGCGCAGGAGTCGTCGAACCCGTGGAACAACGCCGGGACCGGCCACTCGGCGCTCTGCGAGCTGAACTACACGCCGGAGCTGCCGGACGGTCGCGTCGAGATCGCGAAGGCCGTGACGGTCAACGAGCAGTTCCAGGTCTCGCGCCAGTTCTGGTCGCACCTGGTCGAGGACGGCACCCTGCCCGACCCGACGAGCTTCATCAACCCGACCCCGCACATCTCGTTCGTGTGGGGCGCGGACAACGTCGCCTACATGCGTGCCCGCTACGACGCCATGAAGGACCACCCGCTCTTCGCCGGCCTCGAGTACAGCGAGGACGCCGAGCAGATCCGCAAGTGGGCACCGGCGCTCATCCCCGGTCGCAAGAAGGACCAGCCGATCGCGGCGACGTACTCCGCCGCCGGGTCGGACGTCGACTTCGGGTCGCTCACGCGGCAGCTGTTCGACCAGCTCGAGATCGACGGACTCGAGTTCGAGCCGTCGCACCGCGTGACCAAGATCGTCCGCTCGAAGGTGTCCGACGGGTGGGTGCTCGACGTCCGCAACGAGGTCGGTCGCACCAAGCAGCGCATCGCGGCGAACTTCGTCTTCGTCGGCGCGGGTGGTGGCGCCCTGCAGCTGCTGCAGAAGTCCGGCATCCCCGAGATCCGCGGCTACGGCGGCTTCCCGGTGTCCGGCGAGTTCCTCCGCACCGACGACCCCGAGGTGGTGCAGAAGCACTCAGCGAAGGTCTACGGCAAGGCGAGCGTCGGTGCTCCGCCGATGTCCGTGCCGCACCTGGACACCCGCATCGTGGACGGCAGCGCCTCGCTGATGTTCGGCCCGTACGCCGGGTTCAGCCCGAAGTTCCTCAAGCAGGGCTCGGTCCTCGACCTGTTCGCCTCGATCCGTCCGCACAACCTGCGGCCCATGCTCAGCGTCGCGTTCTCGAACTTCGACCTGGTGCGGTACCTGGTCGGGCAGCTCCTGGCGTCGAAGCAGGCCAAGTTCGACGCCCTCCGTGACTTCATGCCCGCTGCCGAGCCGGAGGACTGGCACCGGATCACGGCCGGGCAGCGCGTCCAGGTGATCAAGCCGGACAAGGACAAGGGCGGCGTCCTGCAGTTCGGCACCGAGGTCATCACGTCCGCGGACGGGTCGATCGCCGGGTTGCTCGGTGCCTCACCGGGCGCGTCGACGGCGGTCCCGATCATGCTGAGCATGCTCCGCAAGTGCTTCCCGGACCGGTGGGACGGCTGGCAGGGCGCCGTCCACGAGATGGTCCCGACCTACGGGCAGGACCTCGGCGACGACGCCGCGCTGGCGGACGCCACGCTCGAGCGCACTGCGGCGGTGCTCGGACTGCACCGCTGAACCCCACCGTCTTGCGTCTCGTTCGAACGTGTGTTCGAATGGGGGCATGCGGTGGGACGGACAGGCGATCACGGCCGAGCGGAGCGACATGCTCCCCGGGCTCGAGTCGAACAGCGGGTTCGTCCGGAGTGTGACGACGCCCGAGTTCGCCGGCGTCACGTTCCACGAGGTCCTGGCGAAGTCGGCGCTGAACAAGGTCGGGGGAGCGGACGGCGGCACGTGGGGGATGACGATCAACCCGTACCGCGGGTGCAGTCACGCGTGCGTCTACTGCTTCGCCCGGCCGACGCACACCTACCTGGAGTTCGACGGCGGCGCCGACTTCGACCAGCAGATCGTCGTGAAGACGAACGTGGCGGACGTCCTGACGCGGGAACTCGCGAAGCCGAGCTGGGACCGGCACCCGGTCGCCCTCGGCACGAACACCGACCCGTACCAGCGGGCCGAGGGGCGCTACCGGCTGATGCCCGGCATCATCCGGGCGTTGGCGGAGTCGGGGACGCCGTTCAGCATCCTCACCAAGGGCAGCCTGCTGCGGCGGGACATCCCGCTGCTGGCCGAGGCGGCGAAGTCCGTGCCGGTGGACATCGCCATGTCGATCGCGGTGTACGACGACGACCTGCAGCAGTCGGTCGAGCCGGGGACGCCGACGACCTCGGCCCGGTTGGCGACGGTGCGGGCCGTCCGTGACGCCGGGCTCGACTGCTCGGTCTTCCTCATGCCGGTCCTGCCGTACATCACCGACACGCGCGCGCACCTGCAGGACGCCGTCGGTCGTGCGGCGGCATCCGGCGCCACGAGCCTGATGTACTCGGCGCTGCACCTCAAGCCGGGCATCAAGCCGTGGTGGTACGAGTGGCTCGGCCGCACTCACCCGGACCTGGTCGGGCGCTACCGGTCGATGTACCTCGACAACACCTACGCGCCGAAGGACTACCGGCGCTGGCTGGCGGAGCGGGTCCGGCCGATCCTCCGCGAGCACGGGCTGTCGCTCGGCCAGGTCGACCCGGCCACCGGGTCGATGGGCTTCTCGGACGACGCCGTCCCCCGAACGTCCGACCAGTCGCCGCTGAAGCGCGCCGACCCCGGGTACGCCCACCGGGCGGAGTACCGGCCGACGAAGGGGCAGTGGCCGACGGACGGGCAGCGCCCGACGAACGGGCAGCCACCGACGGGCGGGCAGCGGACGACGGCTGCCCGGGTGCCGGTCAGCACGTCTGCGCCCGCATCGGGCGCAGCGTCGCCTTCGGCGGGGTCCGGCGGGCCGCGGCTGTTCTGAGTCGTCGAGGGGTCACGAGGGGCCACGCGCAGCAGTCCGGGGGACAGCAGACGGTCGGTGGCCGCAGCTAGCATGGTCCGGTCTGCCGCCGGAGGATCTGATCGGGGTACACCACGACGTGCATCGTGGTTGGATCGAACGTGGCGCGCCCGCAGCCGAACGACCTCCCAACCGGTCGGCGGCGGAGAGCACTCGCTGGTCGAGTGTTCCGTGACCCATCGACCGCACGGAAGGACCACCCCGGTGCTCGGCATCCCCACGCATCTCGCCCCCCGGGTGAACGCGTGGTCGACCGTGCGCGCCTTCCACGCCGCGGCGATCGGGTCCCTCGTCGCCGCCGCGGTCCTGCTGCTGCTCTACCGTCTCGATGCCCCGAACGACCACGTCCTCGGCGCGGTCCTGGCCGTCGTGCCGATGCTCGTGATGATCGCGGTGCACACCCACGTCGGGACCTGGCGGTCCGGGGTCGCGTTCCTCGTGGTCGGGGGGATCTGCGCGTGGTGGTTCGCCACCGTCGTGCAGCGCGAGCTCGCCGACGTCCCCTGGGTGACCTCGTACCTGCTGTCCCTGGTCGTGGTGCCGCTCGTCCTCGTCGGCGGCTCCGGCAGCGGCACGGTCCGGGTCGCCCTCTGGTCGGCGTCCGGGTTCGTCGTCGGACGGGTCGTGACCGCTGTCGCAGCGGTGCAGTCCGGCGGCCCGGACCACCCCCTCGTCCTCGCCTGGGTGACGCTCGGCTTCGTGATCGCGCTCGTCGTCGCGGTGAGCCGGTCGACGCCGCGGTCGGAACGCGTCCAGCCCGAACTGCTGCGATCGGCCCGTGAAGAGCACGTGACCGCGTACCGGGCCGGCATCGAGGCCGAAGCGGCGGCGATCCTGCACGACACCGTCCTCAACCACCTCAACGCCATCGCCCTCGCGCCGGCCGGGCCGATGGACGAGCACCTCGCCCGCACGATGGAGTCCGACGTCGCGATGCTCACCGGCCGCGCCTGGCTCGCCGGTGACCCCGTCGTGCCGGACGGTGCCGACCCGGCGGACACCGCGTCCGGGGCGGTCGCCGCCTTCGAACGCATGCTCGACGAGCAGCGTGCCACGGGCCTCCAGGTCACCGTGACGGGGGATCCGTCGTCGGTCGGCCGCCTGGACCCGCACGCGATGACGGCGCTCGTCCGGGCCGTCGGCCAGTGCCTGGCGAACGTCACGAAGCACGCCGGCACGGACACCGCCGAGGTCAGCGTGTTCGACGACGGCGTCGCCTGCACGGTGATGGTCGTCGACGACGGGCGCGGGTTCGACGAGCAGGCGACCGGCGCCGACCGGATGGGCCTCCGGAACTCGGTCCGCGAACGCATCGGCCGGGTCGGCGGTGACGTCCAGGTGTGGTCGTCGCCCGGCTCCGGTACGAGCGTCATGATGAGCGTCCCGTACACGGCGGCGATCGGGCCCGCACCGGTCGTGCACCTCGCCGGCGACGACGACGTGGAGCGCGCCTCGTGACCGCTGGCCGCCCGGTGCGCGGGCGCACGGATGC
Protein-coding sequences here:
- a CDS encoding Rv2578c family radical SAM protein; its protein translation is MRWDGQAITAERSDMLPGLESNSGFVRSVTTPEFAGVTFHEVLAKSALNKVGGADGGTWGMTINPYRGCSHACVYCFARPTHTYLEFDGGADFDQQIVVKTNVADVLTRELAKPSWDRHPVALGTNTDPYQRAEGRYRLMPGIIRALAESGTPFSILTKGSLLRRDIPLLAEAAKSVPVDIAMSIAVYDDDLQQSVEPGTPTTSARLATVRAVRDAGLDCSVFLMPVLPYITDTRAHLQDAVGRAAASGATSLMYSALHLKPGIKPWWYEWLGRTHPDLVGRYRSMYLDNTYAPKDYRRWLAERVRPILREHGLSLGQVDPATGSMGFSDDAVPRTSDQSPLKRADPGYAHRAEYRPTKGQWPTDGQRPTNGQPPTGGQRTTAARVPVSTSAPASGAASPSAGSGGPRLF
- a CDS encoding aspartate kinase; translated protein: MALIVQKFGGSSVADAESIKRVAKRIVQTKKAGNDVVVAVSAMGDTTDELVDLAHEVTPIPAGRELDMLLTAGERISMALLAMAIKSLGVEASSYTGSQAGMLTDAQHGKARIVDVTPKRVREALDAGHVAIVAGFQGFNRTTGEITTLGRGGSDTTAVALAAALDADVCEIYTDVDGIFTADPRIVPKARKIDRVTTEEMLELAASGAKVLYIRAVEYARRHGVTLHVRSSFSNVEGTIVYNPAEGETVEEPIITGIAGDLSEGKITVVGVPDQPGKAAEIFTIVARAGANIDMIVQNVSAASTGRTDISFTLPKDQGQSVLTALEVSKSDIGYEGIQYDDQIGKLALVGAGMRTNAGVSAQLFRALHDASINIEMISTSEIRISVVTRADTLNEAMRVVHEAFGLDADNEAVVYAGTGR
- a CDS encoding sensor histidine kinase, with amino-acid sequence MLGIPTHLAPRVNAWSTVRAFHAAAIGSLVAAAVLLLLYRLDAPNDHVLGAVLAVVPMLVMIAVHTHVGTWRSGVAFLVVGGICAWWFATVVQRELADVPWVTSYLLSLVVVPLVLVGGSGSGTVRVALWSASGFVVGRVVTAVAAVQSGGPDHPLVLAWVTLGFVIALVVAVSRSTPRSERVQPELLRSAREEHVTAYRAGIEAEAAAILHDTVLNHLNAIALAPAGPMDEHLARTMESDVAMLTGRAWLAGDPVVPDGADPADTASGAVAAFERMLDEQRATGLQVTVTGDPSSVGRLDPHAMTALVRAVGQCLANVTKHAGTDTAEVSVFDDGVACTVMVVDDGRGFDEQATGADRMGLRNSVRERIGRVGGDVQVWSSPGSGTSVMMSVPYTAAIGPAPVVHLAGDDDVERAS
- the recR gene encoding recombination mediator RecR, whose amino-acid sequence is MYDGIVQDLIDEFGRLPGIGPKSAQRIAFHILQTESFDPTRLSELLADVKERVRFCEVCGNVTENVQCSICRDPRRSPATICVVEEAKDVAAIERTREFRGLYHVLGGAISPIDGIGPDDLRIQQLMVRLADGTVDEVIIATDPNLEGEATATYLSRLLVPMGIRTTRLASGLPVGGDLEYADEVTLGRAFEGRRVVGG
- a CDS encoding malate:quinone oxidoreductase — encoded protein: MAVKQVDPIDVVLVGGGIMSATLAAIIHRLEPDWKIRVYERLGSAAQESSNPWNNAGTGHSALCELNYTPELPDGRVEIAKAVTVNEQFQVSRQFWSHLVEDGTLPDPTSFINPTPHISFVWGADNVAYMRARYDAMKDHPLFAGLEYSEDAEQIRKWAPALIPGRKKDQPIAATYSAAGSDVDFGSLTRQLFDQLEIDGLEFEPSHRVTKIVRSKVSDGWVLDVRNEVGRTKQRIAANFVFVGAGGGALQLLQKSGIPEIRGYGGFPVSGEFLRTDDPEVVQKHSAKVYGKASVGAPPMSVPHLDTRIVDGSASLMFGPYAGFSPKFLKQGSVLDLFASIRPHNLRPMLSVAFSNFDLVRYLVGQLLASKQAKFDALRDFMPAAEPEDWHRITAGQRVQVIKPDKDKGGVLQFGTEVITSADGSIAGLLGASPGASTAVPIMLSMLRKCFPDRWDGWQGAVHEMVPTYGQDLGDDAALADATLERTAAVLGLHR
- a CDS encoding aspartate-semialdehyde dehydrogenase; this encodes MQHDISQLTVAVVGATGQVGAVMRRLLEERDFPADTVRFFASARSAGTTLPFRGQQIVVEDSETADPSGIDIALFSAGATASRTLAPRFAAAGALVIDNSSAWRLDPQVPLVVSEVNPDAIDAAEKGIIANPNCTTMAIMPVLKALDTESGLRRLVATTYQAVSGSGLAGVEELLGQARAALEQDTAALTHDGSAVTFPEPVKYVRPIAFDVVPLAGSIVEDGSGETDEEQKLRNESRKILDLPDLLVAGTCVRVPVFTGHSISVHAEFARPLSPERATEVLASAPGVELSDVPTPLQAAGQDPTFVGRIRADQSAPAGHGLALFVSNDNLRKGAALNAVQIAEVVIARRAVRV